The Staphylococcus sp. KG4-3 genome has a window encoding:
- a CDS encoding LacI family DNA-binding transcriptional regulator: MILLTTIKDVALLAGCSVATVSRAINNTGYVKAETRSQIDRAIVELNYQPNEAARTLYKRKSKMIGLLLPDISNPFFTLIARGVEDVAVEHGYQVLIGNSDNDIEKAKAYLTTFVSHNCAGMITTALNEKIIENMLGPLHMPFVFVDRTNNEISGVSTDHYEGGQRQAELVIEGVCNYGLVVHEDLTIDAFKSRVKGVVSIFKERGINYKTYLAQDLNDEGSFINLIRMHNIDSIICSNDLLAIKVMGILQQHNLQIPKDVQIVGYDNIPFSTMTFPKISTIDQSAYRLGELAMSKLLKLYDNQDYVELEKVAISVIKRSSTRH; encoded by the coding sequence GTGATTTTACTGACAACGATAAAAGATGTAGCACTATTAGCTGGTTGCTCAGTTGCAACTGTTTCTAGAGCGATTAACAATACTGGGTATGTTAAAGCAGAAACGCGATCGCAAATTGACCGTGCAATTGTAGAATTGAATTACCAACCAAATGAAGCGGCAAGAACATTATACAAAAGAAAATCAAAAATGATTGGATTGCTCCTACCAGACATAAGTAATCCATTCTTTACGTTAATTGCAAGGGGAGTAGAAGATGTTGCTGTTGAACATGGTTACCAAGTTTTAATTGGTAACAGTGATAATGATATAGAAAAAGCAAAGGCTTATTTAACAACGTTTGTATCTCATAATTGTGCTGGCATGATTACTACTGCACTTAACGAAAAGATAATTGAAAATATGTTAGGACCTCTTCATATGCCTTTTGTATTTGTCGACCGAACTAATAATGAAATATCAGGTGTTTCAACTGATCATTATGAAGGTGGACAACGTCAAGCAGAGCTTGTTATTGAAGGAGTTTGTAATTATGGTCTAGTCGTACATGAAGATTTAACTATTGATGCTTTTAAATCTCGCGTTAAAGGTGTAGTGTCAATTTTTAAAGAACGTGGTATTAACTATAAAACATATTTAGCGCAGGATTTAAACGATGAAGGTTCATTTATTAATTTAATTAGGATGCACAATATAGATAGTATTATCTGCAGTAATGATTTATTAGCAATTAAAGTAATGGGGATACTTCAACAACATAACTTGCAAATTCCAAAGGATGTTCAAATTGTAGGGTATGATAATATACCATTTTCAACTATGACATTTCCCAAAATTAGTACAATCGATCAGTCGGCTTATCGTTTGGGAGAACTAGCAATGTCAAAGTTACTTAAATTGTATGATAATCAAGATTATGTCGAACTAGAAAAAGTAGCAATTTCCGTAATAAAGAGATCGAGTACACGTCATTAA
- the rbsD gene encoding D-ribose pyranase: MYKTGILNSEISKLLSDLGHTDQIIIADCGLPVPQGVKKIDLALEFGKPSFLEVFHLIKNHMVIEQVTIANEMIKQNDELYIQMVSENIDISTISHEQLKADSCKVKAIIRTGEAKPFANAILKSGVLF, translated from the coding sequence ATGTATAAAACAGGTATTTTAAATAGTGAAATTTCAAAATTGCTAAGTGATTTAGGTCATACAGATCAAATTATTATTGCTGATTGTGGTTTGCCAGTACCACAAGGGGTTAAGAAAATAGACCTTGCCTTAGAATTTGGGAAACCATCATTTTTAGAAGTATTTCACTTAATAAAGAATCATATGGTAATTGAGCAAGTAACAATTGCTAATGAAATGATTAAGCAAAATGATGAACTCTATATACAAATGGTGTCGGAAAACATTGATATTAGTACTATATCTCATGAACAGTTAAAAGCGGATAGTTGCAAAGTTAAAGCTATTATCAGAACAGGCGAAGCTAAACCTTTTGCTAATGCGATATTAAAGAGCGGCGTTTTATTTTAA